Proteins encoded within one genomic window of Solenopsis invicta isolate M01_SB chromosome 10, UNIL_Sinv_3.0, whole genome shotgun sequence:
- the LOC105197868 gene encoding serine/threonine-protein kinase VRK1, with translation MPPRRAEDVPMKRMAAAGCKLPIQLPAGEILMDITQNKWRLGNTIGYGGFGDIYLASNDITSPVGQDAKYVVKIEPHNNGPLFVEMNFYIRAARKHMIQSWCESQGKRRIGVPTYEGSGSHAYGGQRYRFLVIPRYGVDIGKLFLSHRKKLPTKLVNTLAVQMLDALEYIHSKGYAHADIKGPNILLSYGNGIGKEKSMAYLVDYGLAYRFRTGTGEHKPFVHDERRAHEGTLEFTSRDAHHGTHSRRGDLETLGYNIIQWMCGKLPWEKDSNDISFVMDPEEVHQQKEILLSDLPLFMDKCFPDKKKPPAAIMKYMKYITELEFETKPNYSYLRNLFLHSSQDGNIPTCLYNMKESNENLTSSIFFERPYLRERKPCRPVNGEIRITRNTQPKPPVQKKEFSWEAVLALHPDKLAKISTQLPPSPLTPPLTPPSSTSPRPPSLPTYAMLEVLRKMKEKQSGSFRHKAPPKSSDNELKPKWMTPAMEEVARLRKKIETTVPVTNSKNSPRVTRSRVAKRKRFGAQEQDKETKDDPSNSKVTHKRRKGSS, from the exons ATGCCACCAAGACGAGCAGAGGATGTGCCTATGAAGAGAATGGCAGCTGCAGGTTGTAAGTTACCAATACAACTGCCAGCAGGAGAAATCTTGATGGatattacacaaaataaatGGAGACTAGGAAATACCATTGGATATGGTGGTTTTGGAGATATATATCTCG CCTCTAATGACATTACATCACCTGTTGGCCAAGATGCAAAATATGTCGTAAAGATTGAACCTCATAATAATGGGCCATTATTTGtggaaatgaatttttatataagagcGGCACGCAAGCACATGA TCCAAAGTTGGTGTGAGTCACAGGGAAAGAGGAGAATTGGTGTTCCCACATATGAAGGATCGGGATCTCATGCTTATGGAGGTCAACGATACAGGTTTCTAGTAATACCGCGATATGGAGTAgatattggaaaattatttctatcacatagaaaaaaattaccaaCGAAGCTTGTTAATACGTTAGCTGTACAAATG ttggatGCACTGGAGTATATTCACAGTAAGGGATATGCTCATGCGGATATTAAGGGACCAAATATCTTATTATCATATGGGAACGGAATAGGAAAGGAAAAATCCATGGCGTACTTAGTGGACTATGGACTGGCATATCGCTTCCGCACAGGAACCGGTGAACATAAACCATTCGTACATGATGAGAGAAGAGCTCACGAGGGCACTTTAGAATTTACATCGCGGGACGCTCATCATGGAA caCATTCAAGAAGAGGAGACTTAGAAACTTTaggatataatattatacaatggATGTGTGGAAAGCTACCTTGGGAGAAAGATAGTAATGATATAAGTTTTGTAATGGATCCCGAAGAAGTTCATcaacaaaaagaaattcttttatcaGACTTACCTCTATTTATGGATAAGTGCTTCCCTGATAAGAAAAAACCACCAg ctgCAATCATGAAGTATATGAAGTATATTACCGAGCTAGAGTTTGAGACCAAGCCTAACTATTCCTATTTACGGAATTTATTTCTACACAGCAGCCAAGATGGCAATATTCCTACATGTCTTTATAATATGAAAGAGTCTAATGAAAATCTTACAAGCTCGATATTTTTTGAACGTCCATATTTGAGAGAAAGGAAGCCTTGCAGGCCTGTAAACGGCGAG ATACGAATAACACGAAATACACAGCCTAAGCCACCAGTCCAGAAAAAAGAGTTTAGTTGGGAAGCAGTATTAGCTCTGCACCCAGACAAACTTGCAAAAATCAGTACTCAACTGCCACCTTCGCCTCTCACGCCACCTCTTACACCACCATCGTCCACATCTCCGCGGCCACCATCTCTACCGACTTACGCAATGTTAGAAGTGCTTCGTAAAATGAAGGAAAAGCAATCCGGTTCATTTAGGCATAAAGCACCACCAAAGTCATCAGA TAATGAACTCAAACCCAAATGGATGACACCTGCAATGGAAGAAGTTGCACGATTAAGAAAAAAGATCGAGACGACTGTTCCTGTAACCAATTCCAAAAATAGTCCGCGTGTGACACGTTCACGTGTGGCAAAGAGAAAAC gGTTTGGAGCTCAAGAACAAGATAAAGAAACAAAGGATGATCCATCCAATAGCAAGGTTACacataaaagaagaaaaggctCATCTTAA
- the LOC105197866 gene encoding retinol dehydrogenase 11, whose translation MVSPWCYFILSVALLIGLLRKCREHSWGRCKSTSNLQGRVFLVTGANSGIGKETTKELAKRKATVIMACRNVQNAKNAIAEIRYKISTGELIPMELDLASFSSIRDFANEVVKKFPQIHVLINNAGVYAPLKDHALTKDGFEIHFGVNHLGHFLLTNLLLDCLKESAPSRIVVVTSKLMESGVIDFSNLNGEKALPVKSRMNPGYCNSKLANAYFATELANRTKNTGVNVYMVCPGFTYTGLFRNVKRSWFHYIIFSPIALMFLRTPNQGAQTVLHCATESSLSEESGHMYRDCNLYISKKNLESEVALRLWEVSMKLTGIKEVTK comes from the exons ATGGTATCTCCGTGGTGCTACTTCATACTCTCGGTGGCCCTGCTTATCGGCCTGCTCCGCAAATGTCGAGAGCATAGTTGGGGCAGATGCAAGAGCACTAGTAATCTGCAGGGTCGGGTGTTTCTTGTAACCGGTGCCAACTCTGGCATCGGCAAGGAGACGACAAAGGAGCTTGCCAAGCGAAAAGCAACGGTTATTATGGCCTGCAGGAATGTACAGAATGCGAAAAATGCTATAGCAGAAATACGTTACAAAATATCCACTGGCGAGCTG ATTCCTATGGAGCTGGATCTGGCGTCTTTCTCATCGATCAGAGATTTTGCCAATGAAGTAGTGAAGAAATTTCCCCAGATTCACGTGTTAATCAATAATGCTGGGGTATATGCACCTCTGAAAGATCACGCATTGACAAAAGATGGGTTTGAGATACATTTTGGAGTAAATCATTTAGGCCACTTTCTACTTACCAATTTACTTCTGGATTGTCTGAAGGAAAGTGCTCCCAGCAG aaTAGTAGTAGTGACATCCAAGCTTATGGAATCTGGAGTAATAGATTTTTCCAATCTAAATGGGGAGAAAGCATTGCCAGTAAAAAGTAGAATGAATCCTGGTTACTGCAACTCAAAACTTGCTAATGCATACTTTGCCACTGAACTTGCAAATCGAACAAAAAATACTGGAGTTAACGTTTACATGGTGTGTCCTGGATTTACCTATACTGGTCTCTTCAGAAACGTGAAAAGAAGCTGGTTTCATTATATCATCTTTTCGCCTATAGCTCTTATGTTTTTACGTACTCCAAATCAG GGTGCTCAAACGGTATTGCATTGCGCGACAGAATCATCGTTGTCTGAGGAAAGTGGACATATGTATCGCGACTGCAACCTTTACATCTCTAAAAAGAATCTAGAATCAGAAGTAGCGCTCCGTCTGTGGGAAGTAAGTATGAAATTGACTGGCATAAAGGAGGTCacgaaataa